In Coleofasciculus sp. FACHB-1120, one genomic interval encodes:
- the lnt gene encoding apolipoprotein N-acyltransferase: MKKLPFLIFNSAFLISLLGGILMGLTTAPIQAWPLAWIALTPLWILILKKGELKLKKGGETSSFLRFNSPFLIGLAWGIGYHGVALSWITGIHPMTWLGVPWLASLAIAFFCWTFITLWGAVLVAIWAAVMVILNNFQNSKLKTQNLKLKTLIRVLIGVALWCGLESLWGSGSLWWTSLSYTQSPHNPAILHLGQISGPNTVTAAIVAVNGLIAEAWIHRKQHTRQIEETNSSPSSFVSFSPKALTRMASLTQFVLHPGYLSIAAGLLIALHLLGFGLYSRPLIQTPETALKVGIIQGNIPNKLKFDPIGWRRAIEGYTSGYKTLADEGVDAVLIPETALPVQWTQPSWIRDSFLQAILDKGVVAWIGTFGEAGNDYTNSLYTITGTGETFSRYDKTKLVPLGEFIPFEKVLGKLIDKLSPLDAHLIPGKTHQIFDTPFGRAIVGICYDSAFPELFRRQAAAGGEFILTASNDAHYTSSMMAQHHAQDLMRAIESDRWAVRATNTGFSGVIDPHGRTLWISKMNTYQLHAATIYRRQTQTLYVRWGDWLTPFLLVLSVISWFIFNRR; this comes from the coding sequence ATGAAGAAACTACCTTTTTTAATTTTTAATTCTGCATTTTTAATTTCTCTGTTAGGTGGCATCTTGATGGGACTGACAACAGCTCCCATCCAAGCATGGCCCCTCGCTTGGATCGCCTTAACTCCTCTGTGGATTTTAATCCTTAAAAAGGGAGAATTGAAACTTAAGAAAGGAGGAGAAACTTCTTCATTCTTAAGGTTTAATTCTCCCTTTTTAATCGGTTTGGCGTGGGGGATTGGCTATCACGGCGTCGCTTTATCTTGGATTACCGGGATTCACCCGATGACGTGGTTGGGGGTTCCCTGGCTGGCAAGTTTAGCGATCGCATTCTTCTGTTGGACTTTCATCACCCTTTGGGGAGCCGTATTAGTCGCTATTTGGGCGGCTGTAATGGTAATTTTAAATAATTTTCAAAACTCAAAACTTAAAACTCAAAACTTAAAACTCAAAACTCTAATTCGCGTCCTAATTGGCGTTGCTTTGTGGTGCGGACTAGAAAGCCTTTGGGGTTCCGGATCGCTATGGTGGACTTCCCTTTCCTATACCCAAAGTCCTCACAACCCAGCTATTCTACACCTTGGTCAAATCTCTGGCCCCAACACAGTAACCGCAGCAATTGTAGCAGTTAATGGCTTAATTGCCGAAGCATGGATTCACCGCAAACAACACACAAGACAAATAGAAGAAACGAATTCTTCCCCCTCTTCCTTCGTATCCTTTTCGCCTAAAGCGCTAACGCGCATGGCTTCGCTAACGCAGTTCGTTCTCCATCCAGGTTATTTAAGCATTGCGGCTGGATTATTGATCGCATTACATCTGCTCGGATTCGGACTGTATAGCCGTCCCTTAATTCAAACTCCCGAAACCGCATTAAAAGTAGGAATTATTCAAGGCAATATTCCCAATAAACTTAAATTCGATCCAATTGGCTGGCGTCGCGCCATCGAAGGCTATACCAGTGGCTACAAAACATTAGCCGACGAGGGAGTTGATGCTGTTTTAATCCCCGAAACAGCATTACCCGTCCAATGGACACAACCAAGCTGGATTCGAGATTCTTTTTTACAAGCAATTTTAGATAAAGGTGTAGTTGCTTGGATAGGAACCTTTGGGGAAGCGGGAAATGATTATACAAATAGTCTTTATACGATTACTGGTACTGGTGAAACTTTTAGCCGCTACGACAAAACAAAGTTAGTGCCTTTAGGGGAATTTATTCCCTTTGAAAAAGTTTTAGGGAAACTAATTGACAAACTTTCTCCTCTCGATGCTCACCTAATTCCTGGCAAAACACATCAAATATTTGATACACCTTTTGGGCGTGCAATTGTGGGGATTTGCTATGATTCTGCCTTTCCCGAACTGTTCCGGCGTCAGGCGGCTGCGGGTGGGGAATTTATCCTTACAGCCTCTAATGATGCCCATTACACCTCATCAATGATGGCTCAACATCACGCTCAAGATTTGATGCGGGCAATTGAAAGCGATCGCTGGGCTGTCCGCGCTACGAATACTGGATTTTCTGGCGTCATAGATCCCCACGGGAGAACCTTGTGGATATCTAAAATGAATACTTACCAGCTACACGCAGCAACCATTTACCGACGACAAACGCAGACTTTATATGTGCGGTGGGGCGATTGGTTAACACCCTTTTTGTTGGTATTAAGTGTGATTAGCTGGTTTATTTTTAACCGCCGATGA
- the gyrA gene encoding DNA gyrase subunit A, translated as MTTSPERIIPTDLGSEMSRSYLEYAMSVIVGRALPDARDGLKPVHRRILYAMNELGLTHDRPFRKCARVVGEVLGKYHPHGDTAVYDALVRMAQDFSMRDPLINGHGNFGSVDNDPPAAMRYTECRLQALTGVALLQDIESETVDFGDNFDGSQQEPLVLPARIPQMLLNGSSGIAVGMATNIPPHNLGELINGLIALIHNPEITDLELMQYIPGPDFPTGGQILGVSGIKEAYTTGRGSITMRGVAQIETIEHRGRPDREAIIITQLPYQTNKAALIEKIAEMVNEKRLEGIADIRDESDRDGMRIVVELRRDAYPRVVLNNLYKQTPIQANFGANMLALVNGEPQLLSIKKFLTVFLDFRIECITRRTRYELRKAEERDHMLQGLLIALLHLDAMIELIRRAADTPTAKAEMMETYGLSESQADAILQMQLRRLTALEAEKIRLEHEELQAQIADLQDILANKSRILEIIENEVSQIKTTFATPRRTTIEHAEGEIDDTDLIANEKALILLTEQGYIKRMPVNTFEAQSRNTRGKKGTGMKEDDGVEHFLTCCDHDSVLFFSDRGVVYCLKAYQIPASSRTARGIPIVQMLPIPRDEKITSIVPVTEFTSDEYLVMLTKGGYIKKTELSAFGNIRANGLIAISLEEGDQLRWVRRARADDSIIIGSRQGMAIHFRTNHEQLRPLGRATRGVRAMALRNADELISMDILPSQVVAKIVESEASEASAALEVSSSEALEATSEDAPILNGQGPWVLAITMGGYGKRIPVSQFRLQNRAGMGLVATKFRKPKDRLAALRVINEGDELMMVTNRGIIIRQATDAISLQSRMATGVRVQRLDEDDAIAAVALVPPSTDSTDSTDDEEEVEN; from the coding sequence ATGACCACTTCCCCGGAGCGGATTATCCCCACGGATTTAGGGAGCGAGATGTCCCGGTCTTACCTGGAATACGCGATGAGCGTAATTGTTGGTAGGGCACTCCCAGACGCTAGGGATGGTCTGAAACCCGTACACCGGCGGATTCTCTACGCCATGAATGAGCTGGGTCTTACCCACGATCGACCTTTCCGCAAATGTGCCCGTGTGGTGGGGGAAGTGCTGGGTAAATACCATCCTCACGGTGATACAGCGGTATACGACGCCCTAGTGCGGATGGCGCAGGATTTTTCCATGCGTGACCCGCTGATTAACGGACACGGCAACTTTGGTTCGGTGGACAACGATCCACCAGCGGCAATGCGATACACCGAATGCCGCTTGCAAGCCCTTACAGGAGTTGCCCTCCTACAAGATATTGAATCGGAAACGGTAGACTTTGGGGATAACTTCGATGGTTCCCAGCAAGAGCCGCTGGTATTACCTGCACGCATTCCCCAGATGTTGCTCAATGGTTCTTCTGGGATTGCCGTGGGGATGGCAACGAACATTCCCCCACACAATCTGGGAGAGTTAATTAATGGATTGATCGCCTTGATCCACAATCCAGAGATTACCGACCTGGAGTTGATGCAGTATATCCCTGGCCCAGACTTTCCGACGGGTGGGCAAATTCTGGGAGTTTCTGGGATCAAGGAAGCTTATACGACTGGACGCGGCTCGATTACAATGCGGGGCGTTGCCCAGATAGAAACCATTGAGCATCGGGGGCGTCCTGACCGGGAAGCAATCATTATCACTCAGTTGCCTTACCAAACGAATAAGGCGGCGCTGATTGAGAAAATTGCCGAAATGGTGAATGAGAAGCGGTTAGAGGGGATTGCCGATATTCGGGATGAAAGCGATCGCGATGGAATGCGGATTGTCGTAGAACTCCGGCGAGACGCTTATCCCCGCGTTGTCCTGAATAACCTCTACAAGCAAACCCCCATCCAAGCAAACTTTGGGGCGAATATGCTGGCGCTGGTAAATGGGGAACCCCAGTTACTCAGTATCAAGAAATTCCTCACCGTTTTCCTAGATTTCCGGATTGAGTGCATCACCCGGCGCACCCGCTACGAATTGCGGAAAGCAGAAGAGCGAGACCATATGCTACAAGGGTTGCTGATTGCCCTGTTGCACCTGGATGCGATGATTGAGCTAATCCGCAGAGCCGCCGACACCCCAACAGCCAAAGCGGAAATGATGGAAACTTACGGGTTGTCTGAGTCGCAAGCGGATGCGATTTTGCAGATGCAGTTGCGACGTCTGACAGCACTGGAAGCTGAAAAAATTCGCTTAGAACACGAAGAGTTACAAGCGCAAATTGCTGATTTGCAGGATATTCTGGCGAACAAAAGTCGCATCCTGGAAATCATTGAAAATGAAGTGTCGCAAATCAAAACTACCTTTGCAACACCGCGACGAACTACCATCGAACACGCGGAAGGTGAGATTGATGACACTGATTTAATTGCCAACGAAAAAGCCTTAATTCTGCTAACAGAGCAGGGTTATATCAAACGGATGCCAGTCAACACTTTCGAGGCGCAAAGCCGCAATACGAGAGGGAAGAAAGGCACTGGCATGAAAGAGGATGATGGCGTTGAGCATTTCCTCACCTGCTGCGACCACGATAGCGTTCTATTTTTTAGCGATCGCGGTGTCGTTTACTGCCTCAAGGCGTACCAAATCCCAGCTTCGTCTCGCACAGCGCGGGGTATCCCGATTGTGCAAATGCTGCCCATCCCGCGAGATGAGAAAATCACCTCCATCGTGCCGGTTACAGAGTTTACCAGCGATGAATATCTGGTGATGCTGACGAAGGGTGGTTACATCAAAAAGACAGAACTGTCTGCTTTCGGCAATATTCGGGCAAATGGCTTGATTGCGATTTCTCTGGAAGAAGGCGACCAGTTGCGGTGGGTGCGAAGAGCGAGAGCTGATGACAGCATCATCATTGGATCTCGGCAAGGAATGGCAATTCACTTTAGAACCAATCACGAGCAACTGCGTCCCCTCGGTCGCGCCACGCGAGGAGTCCGGGCAATGGCTCTCCGCAATGCGGATGAACTGATTAGCATGGATATCTTGCCAAGTCAAGTGGTTGCGAAGATAGTCGAGAGTGAGGCGTCGGAAGCATCGGCAGCATTGGAAGTAAGCAGTTCGGAAGCATTGGAAGCAACCAGTGAAGACGCCCCCATCCTCAATGGTCAAGGGCCGTGGGTGTTGGCGATTACAATGGGTGGATACGGTAAGCGAATCCCGGTTTCTCAATTCCGCCTGCAAAATCGCGCCGGGATGGGGTTAGTCGCCACGAAGTTCCGGAAGCCGAAGGATCGACTCGCAGCATTGCGGGTGATCAATGAAGGCGATGAGCTAATGATGGTGACGAACCGAGGCATTATCATCCGTCAAGCAACCGATGCGATTTCCCTGCAATCCCGGATGGCAACCGGAGTACGGGTGCAACGGCTGGATGAAGATGATGCGATCGCTGCGGTTGCTTTAGTACCCCCCTCAACTGACTCGACTGACTCGACTGATGATGAGGAAGAAGTAGAGAATTAA
- a CDS encoding chloride channel protein, producing the protein MLPEKPNPPDRTQRWRFPQLFGLAKRNPIMISRWVLRWTVVGMACGLFAGLYWNVLEFLIHILNRVEGPTLLLVMPLAGLLIGLVIYFLGNPGEIAVLVDNIHFRGGRLDATKNPSMILASLLSISAGGSAGPEAPLVQVTGSLGTWVADRLNLQGEDLRSMSLAAMAAGFTALFGAPLGGAMFALEILHHQHVLEYYEAILPAIVASCASYLVFAAITKLGIAPTWHFPQYTLDNIDDFAMALLYGVIGAVAGWVFMSIFRGCDRLLARIPGPIYVRTTFAGLGLGLLATLFPLTRYFGHEELAEVLDRDFSIAFLLTLAIAKMVAISITVTGGWRGGFIIPIFFTGACIGKAIALLIPGLNPALAMICVMAAFNASVTRTPVSTTLLLTKLTNISPLTPVLFASLIGFFLAPKAPLITAQLKTNQEAIAE; encoded by the coding sequence GTGTTACCAGAAAAGCCCAACCCCCCCGATCGCACTCAACGCTGGAGATTTCCTCAACTTTTTGGCTTGGCAAAGCGGAATCCGATCATGATTTCACGCTGGGTCTTACGCTGGACAGTTGTTGGTATGGCTTGTGGCTTATTCGCTGGGTTGTACTGGAACGTTCTAGAGTTCTTGATTCACATCCTCAACCGGGTTGAGGGGCCGACTCTGCTGCTGGTGATGCCACTTGCCGGGTTGCTGATCGGCTTGGTGATTTATTTTCTAGGGAATCCCGGTGAAATTGCCGTACTTGTCGATAATATCCACTTTCGCGGCGGACGCCTGGATGCGACCAAAAATCCCTCGATGATTCTGGCATCCCTACTCAGCATATCCGCCGGGGGCAGCGCTGGCCCAGAAGCACCGCTGGTACAAGTCACCGGCTCGTTGGGAACTTGGGTTGCTGACCGCTTGAATTTGCAGGGAGAAGACCTGCGATCGATGAGTTTAGCAGCGATGGCAGCGGGTTTTACTGCTTTATTTGGCGCACCCCTTGGCGGTGCCATGTTTGCCTTAGAGATTTTGCACCATCAACACGTTTTGGAGTATTACGAAGCAATTCTGCCAGCGATTGTGGCGAGTTGCGCGAGTTATCTAGTTTTTGCGGCAATTACCAAGCTAGGGATTGCACCAACTTGGCATTTTCCTCAGTACACCCTCGACAACATTGATGATTTTGCGATGGCGCTCCTGTACGGAGTCATTGGAGCCGTAGCCGGATGGGTGTTCATGAGCATTTTTCGAGGATGCGATCGCCTTTTGGCTCGAATTCCCGGCCCCATTTATGTGCGGACGACTTTTGCGGGGTTAGGATTGGGTCTTTTAGCGACTCTTTTCCCCCTCACCCGTTATTTTGGACACGAAGAGTTAGCAGAAGTCCTCGATCGTGATTTTTCAATCGCTTTCTTGTTAACGCTCGCGATTGCCAAAATGGTAGCGATTTCCATCACAGTCACGGGTGGTTGGCGGGGTGGGTTTATCATCCCAATCTTTTTCACGGGTGCTTGTATCGGCAAAGCGATCGCCCTGTTGATTCCAGGATTGAATCCTGCCCTTGCCATGATTTGCGTCATGGCGGCTTTCAATGCATCGGTAACGCGGACGCCTGTAAGTACAACTTTACTGTTGACGAAACTAACGAACATCAGTCCGTTAACGCCTGTCTTGTTTGCCAGTTTGATTGGCTTCTTTCTGGCTCCTAAAGCACCTCTGATTACGGCTCAACTCAAAACGAACCAAGAAGCGATCGCAGAGTAA
- a CDS encoding histone deacetylase, which translates to MLPVIYSDEFLDHDTGRSHPERPARLTAIVDALKAAPWASQIEWQLPTPVENRAIAPILQQVHTQQHIEKVRRIAQNGGGYLDGGDTLVSPRSYDVAMLAASAWLDGVDRVLATNNPAFVLARPPGHHAERNYGMGFCLFSNAAIAAHYALEQPSINRVAILDWDVHHGNGTQNIVETHPQIAYCSLHQSPCYPGTGKASERGIHNNVLNFPMFPGSTITDYQPLFEQKIVPFLTNFQPDLLIVSAGYDANADDPLASMNLQPQDYGLFTDYCLQVTRRIVFGLEGGYDLSALAKSVLSTIERCLV; encoded by the coding sequence ATGCTGCCTGTAATCTACTCGGATGAATTTCTCGATCACGATACGGGTCGATCCCATCCAGAACGACCCGCACGCCTGACGGCAATTGTGGACGCTTTAAAGGCTGCGCCTTGGGCATCTCAAATTGAATGGCAGCTGCCAACGCCGGTCGAGAACCGCGCGATCGCACCAATCCTACAACAAGTCCACACTCAACAACACATTGAGAAAGTTCGGCGGATTGCTCAAAATGGTGGCGGATATTTGGATGGTGGCGATACGCTCGTTTCCCCGCGGAGTTACGATGTGGCAATGCTTGCAGCCAGCGCGTGGCTGGATGGGGTGGATCGCGTCCTCGCCACTAATAACCCAGCTTTTGTGCTGGCACGTCCCCCCGGACACCATGCAGAACGTAATTATGGCATGGGGTTTTGTTTATTTTCCAATGCAGCGATCGCAGCCCACTACGCCCTCGAACAACCCAGCATCAATCGCGTTGCCATCCTTGATTGGGATGTTCATCATGGCAACGGCACGCAAAACATTGTCGAAACTCACCCCCAGATTGCCTACTGTTCCTTGCACCAATCTCCTTGCTATCCCGGCACCGGCAAAGCTTCAGAACGTGGCATCCACAACAATGTGCTGAATTTCCCTATGTTTCCCGGCAGCACAATAACTGATTACCAACCGCTTTTTGAGCAAAAAATCGTACCTTTTTTAACCAATTTTCAGCCGGATTTGCTGATAGTTAGCGCTGGTTATGATGCCAATGCAGATGACCCATTAGCCAGTATGAACCTGCAACCGCAAGATTATGGGTTATTTACCGATTATTGTCTGCAAGTGACTCGTCGCATTGTTTTTGGTCTTGAGGGCGGTTATGACCTTTCAGCATTAGCGAAATCTGTTCTATCGACGATTGAGCGATGTTTAGTATAG
- a CDS encoding peptide ligase PGM1-related protein, with translation MQGVNNSSKQAEQFQLLQAQLRDRWQGVDLFDSDDYDILVIPSVSLDQRELLKIQGFLNYEERLLFSLIRLRHPRTRLIYVTSQPLPPIVIDYYLQLLPGIPFSHARDRLLLFSTYDSSAKPLTQKILERPRLMERMRQALRPEKSYMICYNSTLLERDLAVQMGIPLLALDPDLLTWGTKSGSRKIFAECGVPHPDGSDSVWNAEDLGIAAAQLWERQPQLKRMVVKLNEGFSGEGNALLDLRPIKNVAPGEASHAERVAAISDRFSSLSFQAKAETWENFSSRIPELGAIVEAFIEGEEKRSPSVQGRIDPNGEVEILSTHDQILGGPDGQIYLGCNFPADETYRLRLQDLGLRVGRNLAKKGALERFGVDFIACHHPEKSGEQWDIQAIEINLRKGGTTHPFMTLKFLTNGRYDSSTGLFYSQQGRPKYYVATDNLQKERYVGLLPNDLMDIIAHQRLHFDTSTETGTVFHLMGCLSEFGKLGLTSIGDSLQQAEEIYNKVVKVLDEETKTRPSSSSSASHPSPPIAWSGKS, from the coding sequence ATGCAAGGTGTAAATAATTCTTCTAAGCAGGCGGAGCAGTTTCAACTGCTTCAAGCCCAACTGCGCGATCGCTGGCAGGGAGTCGATTTGTTCGACAGCGATGACTACGATATTTTAGTGATTCCTTCGGTCAGCCTCGATCAGCGGGAACTGCTCAAAATTCAGGGCTTTCTCAATTATGAAGAACGGCTGCTCTTTTCTTTGATTCGCCTGCGACACCCGCGCACGCGGCTGATTTATGTAACTTCTCAGCCGTTACCGCCAATTGTGATTGATTACTACTTGCAACTGTTGCCGGGAATTCCGTTCTCTCATGCCCGCGATCGCTTGCTACTATTTTCTACATACGATTCCTCAGCCAAACCTCTGACTCAAAAGATTTTAGAGCGCCCGCGCTTGATGGAGCGGATGCGACAAGCCTTGCGCCCCGAAAAATCTTACATGATCTGCTATAACTCGACCTTGCTAGAGCGAGATTTGGCAGTACAGATGGGCATTCCCCTTCTGGCGCTCGATCCCGATTTACTCACCTGGGGTACCAAAAGCGGCAGTCGGAAAATCTTTGCAGAGTGTGGGGTTCCGCATCCCGATGGCAGCGACAGTGTTTGGAATGCAGAAGACTTGGGTATAGCAGCAGCCCAATTGTGGGAACGCCAACCGCAGTTGAAGCGGATGGTTGTCAAACTCAATGAAGGATTTTCCGGAGAGGGGAATGCGCTACTGGATCTCAGACCGATCAAAAATGTAGCACCCGGAGAAGCTTCCCATGCAGAAAGGGTAGCTGCGATTAGCGATCGCTTTTCCTCCTTAAGCTTTCAAGCCAAAGCAGAAACTTGGGAAAATTTTTCCAGCCGTATCCCAGAGTTAGGGGCAATTGTCGAAGCTTTTATTGAAGGGGAGGAGAAGCGATCGCCTAGCGTTCAAGGTCGCATTGACCCCAATGGAGAGGTAGAAATTCTCTCCACTCACGACCAAATTCTCGGTGGGCCAGATGGTCAGATTTATCTCGGTTGCAACTTCCCAGCCGATGAAACTTACCGACTGCGCTTGCAGGACTTAGGATTGCGTGTGGGGCGAAATTTGGCAAAAAAAGGAGCTTTAGAACGCTTTGGTGTGGACTTTATTGCCTGCCATCACCCCGAAAAATCTGGGGAACAGTGGGATATCCAAGCGATTGAAATCAATCTGCGGAAAGGCGGGACGACTCACCCGTTTATGACCCTCAAGTTTTTAACTAACGGTCGCTATGATAGTTCCACAGGTTTGTTCTATAGCCAACAAGGTCGCCCAAAATACTATGTTGCTACCGACAACCTTCAAAAAGAACGCTATGTCGGGCTGCTGCCGAATGATTTGATGGATATTATTGCCCATCAGCGGCTGCACTTTGATACCAGTACAGAAACCGGAACTGTATTCCATCTCATGGGTTGTCTTTCCGAGTTCGGCAAGCTGGGATTAACGAGTATTGGTGATTCTTTGCAACAGGCAGAAGAAATTTACAACAAAGTTGTGAAAGTCCTAGATGAAGAAACTAAAACTCGCCCTAGTTCTTCTTCCTCGGCATCCCATCCCAGTCCTCCCATTGCTTGGAGTGGAAAAAGTTAA